The following proteins are co-located in the Dehalococcoides mccartyi 195 genome:
- a CDS encoding homoserine dehydrogenase encodes MEKEYIGVGVIGLGVVAGQVSKVLHEREEFLSAQLGFPLKLKKVKVLPQDMSRPLAKLLPEGVLTTDEDDFFNTPGLDIVVEAIGGEYPAFNLLSRGLKMGKCVVTSNKEVIAKHAPELVKLARENNTGLRCEASVGGGIPLISPFQYDLAANHINGIYAIINGTTNYILTRMAKEGLDFETALKQAQSLGYAEANPSNDIEGTDAVYKLAIMASINFQCKVKPEDIYREGISRLTSRDFCYADELGFNIKLLAITKPGNGQIEARVHPVFLPKDEWLAKVDGVFNAVLVEGDLVGPVLFQGQGAGASATSSAVVADVLAAAQDIHLGVGNRMRWNMDKPLGVKPMSDILTRYYLRMTVTDSPGVLALIARVLGDHNISISSVIQKETDEENLTAEIVIMTHPAKEAFVQQALVELGGLDKVKDINNFVRVGI; translated from the coding sequence ATGGAAAAAGAGTATATAGGGGTAGGAGTAATAGGTCTGGGAGTAGTAGCCGGACAGGTGTCCAAAGTGCTCCATGAGAGGGAGGAATTCCTTTCTGCCCAGCTGGGCTTCCCCCTGAAACTGAAAAAGGTAAAGGTTCTCCCTCAGGATATGAGCCGCCCCCTGGCAAAGCTTTTGCCCGAAGGGGTGCTGACTACTGATGAAGATGACTTTTTTAATACCCCCGGTCTGGATATTGTGGTTGAGGCTATCGGCGGGGAATACCCCGCTTTCAACCTGCTTTCCCGCGGGCTGAAAATGGGTAAATGCGTGGTTACTTCCAATAAAGAGGTTATTGCCAAGCATGCTCCGGAACTGGTCAAACTGGCCAGGGAAAATAATACCGGCCTGCGCTGCGAAGCCAGCGTGGGCGGGGGAATACCGCTTATCTCGCCTTTTCAGTATGATTTAGCCGCCAACCATATAAACGGCATTTATGCCATTATCAACGGGACTACCAACTATATCCTGACCCGTATGGCCAAAGAAGGGCTGGACTTTGAGACTGCCCTGAAACAGGCCCAGTCTCTGGGTTATGCCGAAGCCAACCCGTCTAATGACATAGAAGGCACGGATGCTGTTTATAAACTGGCCATTATGGCTTCCATAAACTTTCAGTGTAAGGTTAAACCGGAAGATATTTACCGTGAAGGTATTTCCCGCCTGACCAGCCGTGATTTCTGCTATGCGGATGAGCTTGGGTTTAACATAAAACTGCTGGCTATAACAAAACCCGGCAACGGTCAGATAGAAGCCAGGGTTCACCCGGTCTTTTTGCCCAAGGATGAATGGCTGGCCAAGGTGGACGGGGTTTTCAATGCCGTATTGGTAGAGGGTGATTTAGTCGGGCCGGTGCTCTTTCAGGGCCAGGGGGCAGGTGCTTCGGCCACTTCCAGTGCGGTGGTGGCGGATGTGCTGGCGGCGGCGCAGGATATCCACCTGGGGGTGGGTAACCGGATGCGCTGGAATATGGACAAACCTCTGGGCGTAAAACCCATGAGCGATATTCTCACCCGTTATTACCTGCGGATGACAGTGACCGATTCACCGGGTGTGCTGGCCCTTATTGCCAGAGTACTGGGTGACCATAATATCAGCATTTCGTCGGTAATCCAGAAAGAAACAGACGAAGAAAACCTGACTGCCGAGATAGTTATCATGACCCACCCCGCCAAAGAAGCCTTTGTCCAGCAGGCGCTGGTGGAGCTGGGCGGGCTGGATAAAGTAAAGGATATAAATAATTTTGTTCGGGTAGGTATTTAG
- a CDS encoding peptidylprolyl isomerase, which translates to MAKKPQQPVKRHYSKHQVAKFESQKKRQRIIFATGLSVIGIVLVLVGMGVYKGWYVDQYKPMHTVVLTVGDTKYNVSYFVDALKHFTGGDSTYAYYFIDAVAERIQLNQLIVEKAAEMGYTVSEDEIDASIEENSLDDVPAVRDIVRASLLISTLKTEYFDPQVPQNAEQREALAMLLESESAASEVLAGITTDEEFAAKAAELSLESNTKTDEGTIDFRPANTISSLYGSEILEQYIFSTDSYDYTLLQDADVSKQRAYWLIEVLERNADSGQIHALGMLLPSQEVALEVKAKLEAGEDWGDLAVEYSQLANVEDNRGDMDWISSTSVPENVADIIFADDAELNTVLDPIQDDTNTTRGGCWIVRLKSVDENRELSEDDRTLLINDKVDEWTTDLKNANLDRLTNTFSDDLITFAIDQLD; encoded by the coding sequence TTGGCCAAGAAACCGCAACAACCCGTAAAACGGCATTACAGTAAACATCAGGTAGCAAAATTTGAATCCCAGAAGAAACGCCAGAGGATAATCTTTGCCACCGGGCTTTCGGTGATAGGTATCGTTCTGGTCCTGGTGGGAATGGGCGTATACAAGGGCTGGTATGTAGACCAGTATAAACCCATGCATACGGTCGTACTGACGGTGGGTGACACTAAATACAACGTATCTTATTTCGTAGATGCCCTCAAGCATTTTACCGGCGGTGATTCCACTTATGCTTACTACTTTATAGATGCAGTAGCCGAAAGAATCCAGCTGAACCAGCTTATTGTGGAAAAAGCTGCCGAAATGGGTTACACCGTATCCGAAGATGAAATAGATGCCTCCATAGAGGAAAACAGTCTGGATGATGTGCCCGCCGTGAGGGATATTGTCCGGGCAAGCCTGCTGATTAGCACCCTGAAGACCGAGTATTTTGACCCGCAGGTGCCCCAGAATGCCGAACAGCGTGAAGCTCTGGCCATGCTGCTTGAAAGCGAAAGCGCCGCCAGTGAAGTACTGGCAGGTATAACCACTGATGAAGAGTTTGCCGCTAAGGCCGCCGAATTGTCTTTGGAATCTAATACCAAAACTGACGAGGGTACTATAGATTTCAGGCCTGCCAATACTATTTCATCGCTTTATGGCTCAGAGATACTGGAACAGTACATTTTCTCTACCGATAGCTATGACTATACCCTTTTACAGGATGCTGACGTAAGCAAGCAAAGGGCTTACTGGCTGATAGAAGTGCTGGAACGCAACGCTGACTCCGGGCAGATTCATGCATTGGGTATGCTCCTGCCTTCCCAGGAGGTAGCGCTTGAGGTTAAGGCCAAACTGGAGGCCGGTGAGGACTGGGGGGATTTGGCAGTTGAGTATTCACAGCTGGCCAATGTTGAGGATAACCGGGGGGATATGGACTGGATATCCTCAACAAGCGTACCTGAGAATGTGGCTGATATTATATTTGCCGATGACGCAGAACTGAATACCGTTCTTGACCCTATACAGGATGATACCAATACTACCCGCGGCGGGTGCTGGATAGTCCGGCTGAAGAGTGTTGACGAAAACCGTGAGCTTAGCGAAGATGACCGCACTCTTCTTATAAATGATAAAGTAGATGAGTGGACGACTGACCTTAAGAATGCCAATCTGGATAGATTGACCAATACTTTCAGTGATGACCTTATCACTTTTGCCATAGACCAGCTGGACTAA